One Nicotiana sylvestris chromosome 12, ASM39365v2, whole genome shotgun sequence genomic window carries:
- the LOC104220229 gene encoding B3 domain-containing protein REM5-like encodes MCNDYWEKVKSLVNVLPLSLPIIPFQSSVQYLAVGEIEDNNKNNNILSAAMMKIPPKKPHFFKPILPGFKHGIKIPIAFSKYLNGCNQEHAILRRAGKKWVVKVNGRLLGWGKFAEEHDLQLGDCLVFRHEGNMEFEVSIFGSSKCEREYEQPLQGVSEGEEERDHSCKKITPQVNTTEKPKLNIKSSHKAFPNVEAAQDMPLDRPYFIYTIKPYCLSKSFLQLPGPFARENDLRNRKCTITIRDEQMSWTFSLYSSGSHTFIGGVWSKFCIANGLKEGDQIMLEIVANGKNPILKVYDLMGNASLQPKGKKTNFDTKRVSTEDLRANASRQREGKKPKLDARRVSTRGLVTRANPCFCIKHPIFSFHFSDSNVSSFFSFLVLFIKGITGLRIKTSDMPATKARVRALTSANANPHFISTIRPYFISRPSLESNLN; translated from the exons ATGTGCAATGATTACTGGGAGAAAGTAAAATCTTTGGTTAATGTTCTACCCTTGTCTCTACCAATAATTCCTTTCCAATCCTCAG TACAGTACCTTGCAGTTGGCGAAATTGAAGATaacaacaagaacaacaacatactcagt GCAGCGATGATGAAAATTCCTCCAAAAAAGCCTCACTTCTTTAAGCCTATTTTGCCAGGTTTTAAGCATGGAATT AAAATCCCCATAGCTTTTTCCAAGTATCTGAATGGATGTAATCAAGAACATGCAATACTGAGAAGGGCAGGTAAGAAGTGGGTGGTAAAAGTGAACGGACGGCTATTGGGTTGGGGAAAATTTGCAGAGGAACATGATTTGCAGTTGGGAGATTGTTTGGTGTTCAGACATGAAGGAAACATGGAGTTTGAAGTTTCAATCTTTGGTTCAAGTAAGTGTGAAAGAGAATATGAACAGCCTCTGCAAGGAGTTAGTGAAGGAGAAGAGGAGAGGGATCATTCTTGCAAGAAAATCACACCACAAG TCAATACAACAGAAAAACCAAAGCTCAACATCAAGTCGTCACACAAGGCTTTCCCCAATGTAGAAGCTGCACAGGACATGCCTCTTGATCGCCCTTATTTCATTTACACAATCAAACCATATTGCCTTTCAAAGAGTTTTCTG CAACTTCCGGGACCATTTGCACGAGAAAACGATCTTAGGAACAGGAAATGTACGATAACAATAAGGGATGAACAAATGTCTTGGACGTTTAGTCTATATTCTTCTGGCTCACATACCTTCATTGGAGGTGTATGGAGTAAATTCTGCATCGCGAATGGCTTGAAGGAAGGAGATCAGATAATGCTCGAGATAGTTGCAAATGGAAAGAACCCTATACTGAAAGTTTACG ATTTGATGGGAAATGCATCACTCCAGCCCAAAGGAAAGAAGACTAATTTTGATACTAAAAGAGTTTCCACTGAAG ATTTGAGAGCAAATGCATCACGTCAGCGCGAAGGAAAGAAGCCTAAGTTGGATGCTAGAAGAGTTTCCACTCGAGGTTTGGTTACAAGAGCAAATCCTTGTTTCTGTATCAAACACCctatcttttcttttcatttttctgattctaatgtttcttctttcttttcttttcttgtgcttTTTATTAAAGGAATAACAGGCCTAAGGATTAAGACCTCAGATATGCCTGCTACAAAAGCACGAGTCCGTGCTTTAACATCTGCTAATGCTAACCCTCATTTTATTTCTACTATTAGGCCTTATTTTATCAGCAGGCCTTCCCTCGAAAGTAATTTGAATTAA